The genome window GTTGCTCGACAAGCACGTGCTTGCCAGCGACTACACACTGGCCGAAGCCCGCGTCCTTTATGAGCTTGCAAAAAACGGCGAGCAAACGGCGGCCGAAATCGGGCGCAGCCTGGAAATGGACAAGGCCCATCTCAGCCGTATTCTGGCGCGGTTCGCCAAGCGCAACCTCGTCAGCAGCCGTGCCCGCCCTGGCAATGGAAAGCAGCGCCCGATTTCACTCACGCCGGCCGGCCAACAGGCGTTTGCTGCGCTCGACCAGGGTTCGCAGTTGCAAATAGAGGGGCTGCTGGCGCCACTTGACACCGATGCGCGCTCGCAATTGATCTCCTCGATGCGCCAGGTTCACGCCATTCTCGATAGCGGAAAACAGCATGGCAGCGAGCTCACCTATCGTGATTTGCGACCCGGCGATCTCGGATGGATCGCCCACAGGCAAGCATTGCTCTATCACGAGGAATATGGGTGGGACTGGACCTACGAGGGTCTCGCCTGCGAAATCCTTGGGAAATTCGTCGCCAATTTCGATCCCGCGCGCGAGGCTGGCTGGGTTGCGGAGCGTGCAGGTCAAATAGCCGGGTCTGTTTTTCTCATGCAAAGCGAAGACCCAACCATAGCCAAGCTGAGACTCCTCTATGTCGAGCCAAGCGCCCGCGGCCTCGGTATCGGACGCGAGCTCGTTGCGACATGCGTCGAGCGAGCCAGGGAGCTCGGTTACCGGCAGATCCGGCTTTGGACGAACGATGTCCTGGTTTCAGCCCGCCGCATCTACCAGGCGACAGGTTTTCGTCTTGTCGAAGAGGAAAAGCATCATTCTTTCGGGCACGATCTGGTGGGCCAAACCTGGATCCTCGATCTTCAGCGCGAATAGCCGCACCAACCACACGGTTATTCCGCAGCACTCAACGCAGCCGCGTCACGACTTTTTGATGGCGCGGCTGATCTTTTTTGCAGCTGAGGCAAGCTGTCGCCTTTTTATAGTCAAGCACGCCTGCTATATGCAAGGATGTAATAAGCTTACTTACGACTAGTAGACTTCCAATCATGAACAATGCACCCACGCTAGGCTTCCTGCTGCACGACGTTGCTCGGCTATTGCGCAAGCGATTCGAGCAGCGCGCAAAGTACCTGGGACTGACCCGGTCGCAGTGGCAGACCTTGGCTTATCTCGCCAATAACGAGGGAATCCATCAGGCCGGCCTCGCTGAAATTCTCGAGATCGAGCCGATTACCCTGGTTCGCATCCTCGACAAGCTTCAGGAACGCGGCCTTATCGAGCGGCGCCGGCATTCCACCGATCGCCGCATCTGGCTGCTCTATCTGCGCGAGGAAACGCGACCGCTGCTGGCCTCCATACGGGTGATTGGTGAAGCCACCCGCGCCGAGGCTCTTGCGGACATTCCGGCGGAAGACCGGGAACATCTCGTTCGTACCCTGACTCTAATGAAGACCAATTTGATCGACGCCTGCCAGACGCCGGTCGAGAATAAAGAGAAAAATCATGGCTGACGGTTCAACTTCCCTACGCATTCCCGCCAATACAGACACCGCCGACGACGTGGTGATGGAAAAGCGCGATCCGGTAATCGAGACCGCGCCTTCCGTACCCGTTGCCAAGGAAACCGCGCCTTTACCACCGGCTGCTCCGGCGCGCCCGCGCCGCAGCCTCAAGCGGACGATGCTCTTCGCGCTGCTGCCGGTCGTGTTGATAGCCGGCGGGTACATCTACGCGACGGGTGGACAGATCATGTCGACGGACAATGCCTATGTGCAGGCGGATATGGTCGGCGTTTCGACTGACGTCTCCGGAATGGTCCAGTCGCTCGACGTCCATGATAACGAGCAGGTCAAGCAGGGCCAGGTGCTCTTCCGCCTCGATGCTGCTCCGTACAGCATCGCTCTTGCCGGCGCGAAGGCGCAACTTGGCGTGGTGCGTAACCAGATCCTCAACCTCGAGGCTAGCTACAAGCAATCGCTCGCCGAGATCACGCAGGCTGAAGCCGACATTCCCTTCTTCGAAAAGTCGCTGCAACGCCAGCAGGACCTGAATGCGAGCTCGTTTGCCTCCCGCGCGACCTATGATCAAGCCAAGCATGATCTGGACGCGGCACAGCAGAAGGTCGATGTTGCCAAGGCCGAAGCGGCAGCAACCCTGGCACAGCTCGGCGGCAATGCTGATCAGCCGGTCGAACAGAACCCGTCCTATCTGCAGGCGCAATCCGCCGTCGACAATGCCCAGCGCAATCTTGACCGGACCATTGTCCGGGCGCCATTCGACGGCATCGTCACCAATGTCAGCTCGTTGCAGGTTGGTGCTTATCTCCAGGCATCACAGTCGGGCTTCAGCCTCGTCTCCACGACCCATATGTGGATCGCCGCGAGCCCGAAGGAAACCGAGCTCACCTATGTGCGCGACGGCCAGCCGGTGGCAATCAGCGTCGACACCTATCCCGGCGTCGAGTGGAAAGGCACGGTTGCCAGCGTCAGCCCGGCCTCCGGGTCCAGTTTCTCATTGCTTCCGGCCCAGAACACCACCGGTACCTGGGTGAAAGTGGTCCAGCGTATTCCCATGCTGGTCAGCATTGACGACACGACAGGCAAGCCCCCCTTGCGCGTGGGCATGAGCGTGACTGTGGGCGTCGATACCGGCCACGCCCGGGGCCTGCCAAAGTTTGCTGAAGACCTCCTCGGGCTTTTCGGTAGCAAGGATCATGTCTAACACCATCGCAGCAACCCCCAGCGCCGCGCCGGTTATTGCCAATCGCGGGGCGATCACCGCCTGTGTCATCCTTGCGGTGATCATGCAGGCGCTCGACACCACGATCGCCAATGTGGCGCTGCCCTATATTCAGGGCAGTGTCTCGGCGAGCGCCGACCAGATCAACTGGGTCCTCACCTCCTATATCGTCGCTGCCGCGATCATGACGCCGCCTTCCGGCTTCCTCGCAGCGCGCTTCGGGCGCAAGAATGTGTTGCTGACCGCCATTGTCGGCTTCGTCGCCGCATCGGTGCTGTGCGGTCTAGCCCAATCCCTGCCGCAGATCGTGGTTTTCCGGCTGATGCAAGGCCTGTTTGGCGCCGCCCTGGTGCCACTGTCGCAGGGTATTCTCCTGGACATCTATTCGGTGGAAGAACGGGGAAAGGCCATGGCGTTGTTCGGCGTCTCGGTCATGGTCGGACCGGTCCTGGGGCCGGTCATCGGCGGCTGGCTCACCGACAATATCAGCTGGCGCTGGGTGTTCTACATCAACGTCCCTATCGGTATGCTGGCGTTTTTCGGCATCGGCGCCTTCGTCTCGGAAACGACGCGCGAGGCGAGTGCCAAGCTGGACTGGTTCGGCTTTGGCACACTGAGCCTTGCCATCGCGACGCTGCAGCTTTTTCTGGACCGGGGCGAACAGCTCGACTGGTTTTCGTCGACCGAGATTCAGATCGAGGCGCTGATCTGCGCCAGTGCCTTCTATCTCTTCCTCGTCCACACCTTCACGGCGAAGAAATCCTTCGTCAATCCACGGCTGTTTCTCGACCGAAACTTCTCCGTCAGCATGTTCTTCATCTTCGTCATTGGCGTGACCTATCTCGCCTCGCTTGCGTTGATGACGCCCTATCTGCAGACCCTGATGGATTACCCGGTTATCACCGCCGGTATTGTCATGGGGCCACGCGGCATCGGTACGATGGCCTCGATGTTCATCGTCGGCCGGATGATCGGCAAGATCGACACCCGCGCCTTGCTGGTGTTCGGCTTCAGCCTTACGGCCTGGGCGATGTACGATATGACTGGCTGGACCCCGGATGTCTCGCAATGGACCATCGTCTCCGTCGGTTTCATTCAGGGCGCAGGCCTCGGCTTCCTGTTCGTACCGCTGACGACAATTGCCTTTGCCACCCTGCCCGCCCACATGCGCGGTGAAGGCACCGGCCTTTACAATCTTTCCCGCAATATCGGTTCCAGCGTGGGTATTGCTGTCGTCACGGCGCTGATCACCGAGAATGTGCAGACCAACCACGCGTCGATCGCAGCCTATGTCACGCCCTTCAACCATGCCTTCAACGCTCCCGCGGTAATGCAGCATCTCGATCCGCTGAAAGCTGCAAGCCGCGCGGCGCTGGACGGGATCATCACGACGCAGGCGACGATCATCGCCTATATGGACGATTTCAAGCTGCTGATGATCATGTCGATCGTGTCGATCCCGCTGGTCATGCTGCTGCGCAAGCCGGCACCGAGCGCCGCACCCGTCGACCACAGCGCCGTCATGGAATAAGCTGCGAGTTTAGATCGATTGGGCGCGTCCTGGCCTGCCCACTCAACGAAGCGCGGTCAGCGCCTGTGTCAAACCTTTCAGTGAGAACTTGATGCTGACGTTCTGCCCGTTCATCAGGCGCAGGCGAGCACCGCCATTGGTACCTTTCTGCAGTGCCGCAATCACCGTCGGATCAAGTTTCTGCTGCGCCCAGCATCCTGCTTCATTGCAATTGCGGTAACTGAATTCGGCGACCGAATTGCCATCCGCGTCGATCATGAAGCCCGATGGCAGGAATATATTGAGGGGAACCAGCGCCGTCAGAAGAAGATCGGGAGCCTGTTTCGTGTCCTTCTTCGCGGGGTCAGGCGCTGTCCTGGCGAAGGCGAGTGTCAGCACATTCACATCCTTGCCGTTCTGGTTGACTTGCGAAACTTGCGCCACCTCGCAATTGGGAACGATAGAACCCTCGGCTGTCTTGGTATCGATGCAGCGGTAGAACCAGTCACCATATTGAACTGACCGAACTTCAGCTTCGCTGCTTTGTTGTGGCGCGGGTGCGGTATCTGCCGGAGCGGGCGACGCCTGCTGGGCAAACGCAATCCCAGTACCGGAGAGAAACGCAAAGGTGCATAGGAAATATTTTAAGCAATTGAATAACATGAAATAATTCTCGCATCTAAAATGGAATGTTTATATTCGAAAAAGGTGATCAAAGAGGCAAAACAGGCATACTCAAACAGAAATACAGCATATTGATAATACATTAATTCAGTCAATCAACCGGATGCACCCGGCGCGGTAATCCTCACTCCATGCGCTTGAGATCGCCAAGCAGTGTGGGAATCAACTCGGAAACGGTGGGGTGAATGGGCACCGCCCATTTCAGCACAGGGTATCCGACATCAGCGTTCATGATATCGAGAATGCCATGGATAGCCTCGTCGCCGCCGGTGCCCAAAAAGGCTGCGCCGAGAATCTTCTGGGTTTCGGCATCCGCGACGACCTTCATGAAGCCCTGGGTCTCGTCTTTTTCCACAGCGCGGCCGACCCGTGTCATCGGCCTCTTGGAGACCAGTAGCGGCCTGCCCGTCTTGCGTGCCTGCGACTCGCTCATTCCCACCCGTCCGAGCGGCGGATCGATGTAGAGTGCATAGCCGAGTATACGATCACTGACCTTGCGGTTTTCCTTGTCGAGAAGATTTGCCGCGACGATCTCGAAATCATTATAGGCCGTATGGGTGAAGGCACCGCGCCCATTGCAATCACCGAGCGCCCATACGTCAGCGACGTTTGTTTCAAGCTGGTCATTGACCTCGATATAACCGCGTTCATCGAGTTTGATACCGGCCTTGTCGAGTCCGAGATCGTCTGTGTTAGGCTGCCTGCCGATCGCCAGCAGCACATGCGAGCCAACAGCACTGCGTGAACCCACGCTGCAATCGAGATTTACTTGCGTTCCGTCCGCATGCGGCTTGAAAGCGATACATTCCGCATCGAGGCGGCATGAAATCCCCTCGGCTTCCAGAATATCCTTGATCGCTGCGGAAATATCTTCGTCTTCGCGCGCGACCAGCCGCGGCCCCTTTTCGACGACAGTCACCTCTGCGCCGAAACGCCGGTACATCTGCGCGAATTCGAGCCCGATATAGCTGCCGCCAACAACGACGAGATGCCTTGGCAAGGTATCCAGCGCCAGGATCGACGTGTTGGTGAGGAAGTCGACATCCTTCACGCCCGGCATATCGGGAACATTGGCACGGCCGCCGACATTGATGAAGATGCGAGGGGCCGTGAAAGCCTGGCCATCGATGTCGATCCCGTGCGGCCCGGTGAAACGCGCATGGCCCTTGACGACGGTGCAGCCGTCCATGCTGCGCAGCCACTTCTCGACACCGCTACGAGAATTAAAGGAAACGGTATGGGCCCTCTCCTTCACCCGCTTCATGTCGATACGGATGGGCGCATCGATAGTGACGCCGTAGTTGGCCCCGCGCCGCGCAAGATGCGCAGCATAGGCACTGGCAACGAGTGTCTTTGTCGGCATGCAGCCCGTATTGACGCATGTGCCGCCGAACAGCTTGCGCTCAACCATGAGCACTTTCATTCCGGCGGCCGTCAGCCGTCCGGCAAGCGAGGGCCCCGCTTGTCCTGCCCCGATGATGATTGCGTCGAAAGCTTTGCTCATGCCGGACCTGCCTGCCTGCGCATTTGGAACTCGGTCGAATTGACCGCTTCGATGGCGCTGCCAGCATAGATCAGGGCATGCCAACAAGGAATTAGTAATCTATCGAAATATTGAGTGAATGTCAGGTTCAGGCAGCGTTCAGGTCCCTGCAAATATCCTTGCAATGTTCCACGGGGTATCCGTCATGCTTGTTCAGCGTCTCGGCATTGTGTTCTTTATTTTCCTCGCCTTCGCTCTGTCCTTTGGCAGTGTTGTCAACCATGCGAAGTCGGGTCGGTTCGCCCACCCTGATTACCAGGGTAATCTGATGCATCGTCAGAACTAGGGTCAGGACCTAAGCACGAGGTGCCTCAACCGCGCTTTTTCTTGCTTGCTTCCGCCTCGTCGAGCCGGTCCAGAAGGTCAAGAAAGCGTTTCGGAATGTCCTTCCCGACCGGGATCGGGTTTGCACTTTCCATCGCCCGCCGAAAATCCGGCCGCACGACCTGATCGCGGACGACACTCGCCATTGGGTGGCGCGAAGCCAAATGTTTTGCTGCCATGATCCATCCAATCGAATTGCAGCGAGATGAGAAAACTCGCCTGTTCTCGCGTCAGGCACCTCCCGGATCGGCACCCTCTGTCATCCCAACAGGGCAAAACAGCTTTTGTTTCAAATTCTATGGGGCTATGGTCAACAAATACTGAAGATTATCGACGTGGCCGGCGACTGAACCGCACTTGCGCATCAGCGGCGCTATCTCATTTAAAATTCCCAGGTGCGGAACCTGAATTGGGTCACTGCGTTTTCCTCAAAACCTCGGGAGGGATACCCTATGTTGATCCGCATCGGTTACGAGATTGCCATCAGGTGCAATGAACCAACCCCTATGACTACCTATCTCAATCTCGAATCGGCACGGCTGGGCGATGTCCAGTGCGAACGAGGACCAACCGCCACACCGGACGTGCGGCTCGAAACGTTTCGCGACCTCTTCGGCAATGCCTGCCTGCGAATGTTGGCGCCAGCGGGGAACCTCTCGTTGAAATACGATGCCGTCATCAAGGATGATGGCTTGCCCGATCCTGTTGACGAGGAAGCGCAGGAAGTCAGCGTCGACAAGCTCCCGACCGAGTGTCTGACGTATCTTTCGGCAAGCCGATACTGCGAAACAGACGAGTTGAGTAATCTGGCATGGGACCTGTTCGGACATCTGACACCTGGCTGGGGCCGGGTTCAGGCGATCTGCGATTACGTCAACCAGCGCCTGACATTCAGCTATGGTTTTGCCCGGGCGACGCGCACGGCAGCACAAGCACACGAGGAACGCGCCGGTGTCTGCCGGGATTTTGCGCATCTGGCGGTCGCCTTTTGTCGATGCATGAATATTCCTGCGCGCTATGTAAACGGCTATCTGGGCGATATTGGCGTCCCCGCCGACCCTGCCCCGATGGATTTCAATGCGTGGTTCGAGGTGTTTCTCGACGGCAAATGGCACACATTCGATGCGCGGCACAATCAGCGCCGCATCGGCAGGATCGTTGTCGCGCGCGGGCGGGATGCCGCCGACATTCCGTTGATTCATACTTTCGGGCCGCATGAACTGACGAATTTCAAGGTCTGGACGTTCGAGGAGCATGACCCATCGTTCTCCAGCCAGCGCTTCGAGAAGATCTCGCTGGTCACGCCTTGGTTCAGCCCGCGATGGTCACGTCTTTCCCGCCACATCAGGGAGAGGACCGAGGCGGAATCGAATTTGTGAGCTGCCGAAAACAGGCCCGTTTAATCGCAGTCAGGAAGGCTGAAAGCCGGCTTACGATGGCAATTGTACATTTGCCATATTTGGCACCGGGCATATCGATGGTGCGTTGCGGTAAGCCATTTCAACACCGCGATAATCCGTTTCGAATTGCCATGCCACAATTGAGGGATTACGTTTTTCGCGTCGCCGGAGTTTTGCTTCACCCAAGAAAGGAACATTTCCATGCCTTTCGATAATCCTCCTAATCCAATGTATTCCCAGGACGACTGGAACGTGATGCAAGCCGCCTATGACAAGGCCGCGGCGACCCTGGTGGTGAAATCCAGCTCGGATACCGAAGCAAAAATCATCTCCGAAACGGTCATGACTGCGTTCAACCGGGGCAATAGGGATGTCAATTCGCTTGCCGCACTCGCTGTGATCACCGCGATCAATTCTCATCCGGCGGTGCGCGGAAGCAATAGCGAACAAGAAAAGCGCTATGCGTAGAGCTGGCCGTTCTGCAACTTGCCTCTAGAATCCATGCAACTTTGACTTTCATCAGCATTTCCGGCAAGTCAGGCTGCAGGATTTGTTGTTGCAGCTGAGGTCAGAGAATGAAGTTCGTCACTTTCGCAACCCTGTTGGGCAGTCTCTTGTTGAGCGCGTGCGGGTCAACCTATGCCACCTGGTCCCCGCGCAAGACGGAAACTTCCGTTCCAAACCCAGCGAGCTGCCAGAGCGGCTACGGCATTTGCCCAGGCAGGTATGGCCGCGCCGGCCAGATGCGTCACTCCTCCTAGCGCTTGCCTCAACTGGCAAAACTCTGCCGGAACAGCCGGTTCAGGTCGTCAACGACATTTCTTGCTTCGTGGCTTTGCAGAAGCCCCGCATTAAGGCGATCGGAAGCTGCCTGCTGAAAGGCCATATATCCATTGTGGCGCGGCCGCACCCAAGCCCCTTCCAGTGTCGTGCGCGTGGCAAAATAGAAATCTGACGTTTGCTTGTTGACCGTTTCGCTCTCCCAGGCATCCGCATGGCCGGGCTGGCCCCCGGCTGAGGCATAGAGTCCGCGCTGCACCTCGCCACTGGCAATCCAGTAGGCGAAATCGATTGCTGCATCGCGATTTGGCGAGAAGGCAGACACGGCAATCCCAGTACCGCCGAGTGCGGAACCCACAGGACCATTCTGGCCCACGGTCGGGATATCGGCGAAAGCGACAAGATTGGGCCTGAAGCCCTGGATGGCGTAACTGACATAGCCATAGATCAGGGGCGAATAAGCGATGGTCGAGCCTGCTTCCGCCATCTTTTCCAGCACCGCGATCGGGTCCATTGCAAAACAGACCGGGTCGATCCGCGAAGCAATCTCACGCATCATATTGAATGTTCTTGCGCCATTCTCGGGACAGATCAGATCACCGAGTTTCGCCGCGGCACAGGGTGATCCCATATTGGCACTGAGCGTATAGAACGTCATCAGCGTATGCGGCGCACGAAGCGGCAGGAGAACTTTGCCTTCCCACGCCAGCACCAAAACATCCTCCCATATGACCGGCGGTTGATCGAGAAGGTCCGGGCGCCAGGCGGCAACCTGGGCCGCGGTGTCGATCGGAAACGCCCATTGCCGGCCCTGCCAGCGATAGCTCGGATAGGATTGGCCGACACTGCCTTTCACAAGCGCATCGCGTTCGGCCTGGCGCCCGGCAACATCGAGCGGCGCGAGACAGTTTTCGGCGGTGATCTGACCGACATGCGGATGATCGATGACGATCAGGTCATATTCCCGCGCCAGTTCTTCCACGGGAAAGGATTCGAAATCCTGCAGCGACCGCTTTTCCCATTCGATGCTGACGCCCGTCTGCTCCTTCCAGGGTTTCGAACAGGTGACCAAGGGGTCATAGCCGCGCGGATGGCTCCACGTCATCCCCTTCAGCTTGATGACGCTCACAGGCCGAACTCCTTGCGGATAGCCTCGCTGTGTTCACCGATACGCGGCGCGGCGCGGTCGAATTTTGCCCGCTGGCCATCGATGCGGAGAGGCGAACGCGTCGTGAGGATCGAGACATTGTCCTCCCGTTCGACGGTCTGCAGCATATCGAGAACCTTGAAGCCCTCGCTTTGCAGAAGCTCCTCCCAGTTCAGTACCTTGGCACACCAGATATCGGCCGGCTCAAGAACGGCAAGCCAGTGCTCCGTGGTTTCCGTCGCGAGCTTGGCTCCGATGATGCGCTTGATCTCGTCGCGTGCGGTGAACCAAGAGGCGGGCACATCGCGATAGGGCGCGAGCTCCTCGAGCTCCAAAAGATCTGCCAGTTTCGGCAATGGCGTCATGGCCAGTGCCAGATAGCTGTCACTGGTTTGATATACGCCATAAGGCGCGGAGAGATAGGCGTGGGCGCTGCGGAAATCCGAACGCTTCGGCAGGCGACGGCCATCGTTCAAATGTGTGGTCAGCACTTCGAACTGGAAGTCGACAAGCGATTCCAGGAGACTGGTTTCGATATGGCTGCCCTTGCCGCTGATGCCGCGGCGTACCAGCGCGGCGAGAATGCCCTGCACGGTCGCCGCACCGGCGAGCATATCGCCGACCGCGAGGCCGAACGGCACCGGACCCTGACTCTCGTCGCCGTTCAGCCACATCAGGCCGGAGCGCGACTGCGCCAGCAAATCCTGACCCGGACGCGCCACCCATGGGCCCTCTTCGCCATAGCCGCTGATACTGGCATAGACGAGGCGTGGATTGATCGCCTTGACCGCTTCATAGTCGAGACCGAGCCGCTTGATCACACCGGGGCGGAAATTCTGGATGAGCACATCGGCCTTGGCCAGCAATGTCCTCAGCGCCGCAAGATCGGCCTCGTTCTTGAGATCGATGGCAAGGCTTTCCTTGGCGCGGTTGATTGCATGGAAAATGGTCGAATCGCCGCCGATTTCCGTATCGCTGAGATAGAGCCGGCGGGAGAGATCGCCGCCATCCGGACGCTCGACTTTGATGACGCGGGCTCCGAGATCCATCAGCCGCAGCGAAGCATAGGGGCCTGACAGGAACTGGCTCATATCGACGACAAGCAAGCCTGTCAGTGGTAGTTCGGTAGTCTCGGCAGTCATTATTTCTCGGTCTTTCCAATGAAATCGGCGGGGTTCTGATATTTCACTGTCTGCAGGTGCTCGCAGTAGAGGACGAGTTCGCCCTCATTCTTGAACACTTCGTAGCTGGCGCGGATCAGTCCCAGTTCCTTGTAGCGCGGGCGCTTATCCAGATTGGTGCGGATGGTGTAGATCGTGTCGTCGAGGAAGACCGGCTTGATGAAGCGCAATTTGTCATAGCCATAGGAAAAG of Phyllobacterium zundukense contains these proteins:
- a CDS encoding bifunctional helix-turn-helix transcriptional regulator/GNAT family N-acetyltransferase translates to MSAVEEFRKFNRFFTKEIGLLDKHVLASDYTLAEARVLYELAKNGEQTAAEIGRSLEMDKAHLSRILARFAKRNLVSSRARPGNGKQRPISLTPAGQQAFAALDQGSQLQIEGLLAPLDTDARSQLISSMRQVHAILDSGKQHGSELTYRDLRPGDLGWIAHRQALLYHEEYGWDWTYEGLACEILGKFVANFDPAREAGWVAERAGQIAGSVFLMQSEDPTIAKLRLLYVEPSARGLGIGRELVATCVERARELGYRQIRLWTNDVLVSARRIYQATGFRLVEEEKHHSFGHDLVGQTWILDLQRE
- a CDS encoding MarR family winged helix-turn-helix transcriptional regulator — its product is MNNAPTLGFLLHDVARLLRKRFEQRAKYLGLTRSQWQTLAYLANNEGIHQAGLAEILEIEPITLVRILDKLQERGLIERRRHSTDRRIWLLYLREETRPLLASIRVIGEATRAEALADIPAEDREHLVRTLTLMKTNLIDACQTPVENKEKNHG
- a CDS encoding HlyD family secretion protein — encoded protein: MADGSTSLRIPANTDTADDVVMEKRDPVIETAPSVPVAKETAPLPPAAPARPRRSLKRTMLFALLPVVLIAGGYIYATGGQIMSTDNAYVQADMVGVSTDVSGMVQSLDVHDNEQVKQGQVLFRLDAAPYSIALAGAKAQLGVVRNQILNLEASYKQSLAEITQAEADIPFFEKSLQRQQDLNASSFASRATYDQAKHDLDAAQQKVDVAKAEAAATLAQLGGNADQPVEQNPSYLQAQSAVDNAQRNLDRTIVRAPFDGIVTNVSSLQVGAYLQASQSGFSLVSTTHMWIAASPKETELTYVRDGQPVAISVDTYPGVEWKGTVASVSPASGSSFSLLPAQNTTGTWVKVVQRIPMLVSIDDTTGKPPLRVGMSVTVGVDTGHARGLPKFAEDLLGLFGSKDHV
- a CDS encoding DHA2 family efflux MFS transporter permease subunit translates to MSNTIAATPSAAPVIANRGAITACVILAVIMQALDTTIANVALPYIQGSVSASADQINWVLTSYIVAAAIMTPPSGFLAARFGRKNVLLTAIVGFVAASVLCGLAQSLPQIVVFRLMQGLFGAALVPLSQGILLDIYSVEERGKAMALFGVSVMVGPVLGPVIGGWLTDNISWRWVFYINVPIGMLAFFGIGAFVSETTREASAKLDWFGFGTLSLAIATLQLFLDRGEQLDWFSSTEIQIEALICASAFYLFLVHTFTAKKSFVNPRLFLDRNFSVSMFFIFVIGVTYLASLALMTPYLQTLMDYPVITAGIVMGPRGIGTMASMFIVGRMIGKIDTRALLVFGFSLTAWAMYDMTGWTPDVSQWTIVSVGFIQGAGLGFLFVPLTTIAFATLPAHMRGEGTGLYNLSRNIGSSVGIAVVTALITENVQTNHASIAAYVTPFNHAFNAPAVMQHLDPLKAASRAALDGIITTQATIIAYMDDFKLLMIMSIVSIPLVMLLRKPAPSAAPVDHSAVME
- a CDS encoding invasion associated locus B family protein; amino-acid sequence: MLFNCLKYFLCTFAFLSGTGIAFAQQASPAPADTAPAPQQSSEAEVRSVQYGDWFYRCIDTKTAEGSIVPNCEVAQVSQVNQNGKDVNVLTLAFARTAPDPAKKDTKQAPDLLLTALVPLNIFLPSGFMIDADGNSVAEFSYRNCNEAGCWAQQKLDPTVIAALQKGTNGGARLRLMNGQNVSIKFSLKGLTQALTALR
- a CDS encoding FAD-containing oxidoreductase — translated: MSKAFDAIIIGAGQAGPSLAGRLTAAGMKVLMVERKLFGGTCVNTGCMPTKTLVASAYAAHLARRGANYGVTIDAPIRIDMKRVKERAHTVSFNSRSGVEKWLRSMDGCTVVKGHARFTGPHGIDIDGQAFTAPRIFINVGGRANVPDMPGVKDVDFLTNTSILALDTLPRHLVVVGGSYIGLEFAQMYRRFGAEVTVVEKGPRLVAREDEDISAAIKDILEAEGISCRLDAECIAFKPHADGTQVNLDCSVGSRSAVGSHVLLAIGRQPNTDDLGLDKAGIKLDERGYIEVNDQLETNVADVWALGDCNGRGAFTHTAYNDFEIVAANLLDKENRKVSDRILGYALYIDPPLGRVGMSESQARKTGRPLLVSKRPMTRVGRAVEKDETQGFMKVVADAETQKILGAAFLGTGGDEAIHGILDIMNADVGYPVLKWAVPIHPTVSELIPTLLGDLKRME
- a CDS encoding transglutaminase-like domain-containing protein; this encodes MLIRIGYEIAIRCNEPTPMTTYLNLESARLGDVQCERGPTATPDVRLETFRDLFGNACLRMLAPAGNLSLKYDAVIKDDGLPDPVDEEAQEVSVDKLPTECLTYLSASRYCETDELSNLAWDLFGHLTPGWGRVQAICDYVNQRLTFSYGFARATRTAAQAHEERAGVCRDFAHLAVAFCRCMNIPARYVNGYLGDIGVPADPAPMDFNAWFEVFLDGKWHTFDARHNQRRIGRIVVARGRDAADIPLIHTFGPHELTNFKVWTFEEHDPSFSSQRFEKISLVTPWFSPRWSRLSRHIRERTEAESNL
- a CDS encoding extracellular solute-binding protein, translating into MSVIKLKGMTWSHPRGYDPLVTCSKPWKEQTGVSIEWEKRSLQDFESFPVEELAREYDLIVIDHPHVGQITAENCLAPLDVAGRQAERDALVKGSVGQSYPSYRWQGRQWAFPIDTAAQVAAWRPDLLDQPPVIWEDVLVLAWEGKVLLPLRAPHTLMTFYTLSANMGSPCAAAKLGDLICPENGARTFNMMREIASRIDPVCFAMDPIAVLEKMAEAGSTIAYSPLIYGYVSYAIQGFRPNLVAFADIPTVGQNGPVGSALGGTGIAVSAFSPNRDAAIDFAYWIASGEVQRGLYASAGGQPGHADAWESETVNKQTSDFYFATRTTLEGAWVRPRHNGYMAFQQAASDRLNAGLLQSHEARNVVDDLNRLFRQSFAS
- a CDS encoding CaiB/BaiF CoA transferase family protein, with amino-acid sequence MTAETTELPLTGLLVVDMSQFLSGPYASLRLMDLGARVIKVERPDGGDLSRRLYLSDTEIGGDSTIFHAINRAKESLAIDLKNEADLAALRTLLAKADVLIQNFRPGVIKRLGLDYEAVKAINPRLVYASISGYGEEGPWVARPGQDLLAQSRSGLMWLNGDESQGPVPFGLAVGDMLAGAATVQGILAALVRRGISGKGSHIETSLLESLVDFQFEVLTTHLNDGRRLPKRSDFRSAHAYLSAPYGVYQTSDSYLALAMTPLPKLADLLELEELAPYRDVPASWFTARDEIKRIIGAKLATETTEHWLAVLEPADIWCAKVLNWEELLQSEGFKVLDMLQTVEREDNVSILTTRSPLRIDGQRAKFDRAAPRIGEHSEAIRKEFGL